A single region of the Enterobacter cloacae complex sp. R_G8 genome encodes:
- a CDS encoding ABC transporter permease — translation MEPIIVLRRVCRRFHAGTQMLAVLSDISLTFHRGEMVAIVGASGSGKSTLMNIIGCLDKPTSGEVLINGTPVHNADSLYLADLRSRYLGFIFQRYHLMPYLTAEENIAIPTLYTAMSEQERTARVQRLAVQLGLENRLQHRPAELSGGQQQRVSICRALINGAHIILADEPTGALDSTRGKALMGVLHQLHASGHTVIIVTHDRDIARQAQRIIEISDGRIISDVRHAEVHPSTLLPEQDNGRASLASRFRESVHMAWRALLGHRMRAFLSMLGIIIGIASVVSSMAVGEGARRAIVDEIGKLGNTTLEIRPGTGWGNARPDMVRALSMEDVRSLQALPWVMGVSPVASSTALAVRKGLDSSMMLSGVSQDFFTLQGLRVVQGNGFTARDVAEGEPVMILDETGRDTLFPGGENPLGALVQIAGAPWRVIGVATRPGPKVVGGFMAAWVPHTALQQRLTGQIPLESLVLRFQPPLTSQEAAQRVERHLLREHGRKDFFIQTDDRLANAMQKTSDSMSLLITAIAAISLLVGGVGVMNIMLVSVTERTHEIGIRLSVGARPADIMNQFLIEAVMICVLGGLVGVSGAWLAGHIFAFVTDAFSMVFTVFPVLMACGFSAAIGLTFGYFPARSAARLNPTEALARE, via the coding sequence ATGGAGCCGATTATCGTATTACGGCGGGTGTGCCGACGATTCCACGCGGGCACTCAAATGTTAGCGGTGCTGAGTGATATTTCACTGACCTTTCATCGCGGTGAAATGGTGGCGATTGTGGGGGCATCCGGCTCGGGTAAGTCCACGCTGATGAACATCATTGGCTGCCTGGACAAGCCCACGTCCGGAGAGGTCCTGATCAACGGTACGCCCGTGCATAACGCGGATAGCCTCTACCTTGCCGATCTGCGCAGCCGTTACCTGGGATTCATTTTTCAGCGCTATCACCTGATGCCGTATCTGACCGCAGAAGAAAACATTGCCATTCCCACGCTGTACACCGCGATGTCGGAACAGGAGCGTACCGCCCGTGTGCAGAGGTTAGCTGTTCAGCTCGGGCTAGAAAACCGTCTCCAGCACCGTCCAGCGGAGCTGTCGGGTGGACAACAGCAGCGGGTGAGCATTTGTCGGGCATTGATCAACGGTGCACACATTATCCTGGCAGACGAACCTACCGGCGCGCTCGACAGTACCCGCGGTAAGGCTCTGATGGGCGTGCTGCATCAACTGCATGCGTCAGGGCACACGGTGATTATCGTTACCCATGACCGCGATATCGCCCGACAGGCGCAGCGCATTATTGAGATTAGCGACGGGCGAATCATCAGCGATGTACGGCACGCTGAGGTTCATCCCTCAACGCTGCTGCCTGAGCAGGACAACGGCCGAGCGTCGCTGGCGAGCCGTTTTCGCGAGTCGGTTCATATGGCCTGGCGTGCACTGCTTGGGCACCGGATGCGCGCGTTTCTTTCCATGCTGGGGATCATCATTGGCATCGCGTCGGTGGTGTCGTCAATGGCCGTAGGGGAAGGCGCGCGGCGGGCGATCGTGGATGAGATAGGCAAGCTGGGAAATACAACACTTGAGATCCGCCCGGGCACCGGATGGGGCAACGCGCGTCCGGACATGGTGCGCGCGCTGTCGATGGAAGACGTGCGCAGTTTGCAGGCGCTGCCGTGGGTGATGGGCGTCTCGCCGGTCGCCAGCAGCACTGCACTCGCGGTGCGCAAAGGTCTGGATTCCTCGATGATGCTGTCAGGGGTATCACAGGACTTTTTCACCCTGCAAGGGCTGCGCGTTGTTCAGGGTAATGGCTTCACGGCGCGCGATGTTGCGGAAGGTGAACCGGTTATGATCCTGGATGAAACCGGGCGAGATACGCTGTTCCCCGGTGGGGAAAATCCGCTCGGTGCACTTGTGCAGATTGCCGGTGCGCCGTGGCGCGTGATCGGCGTGGCCACTCGACCCGGGCCGAAAGTGGTGGGGGGCTTCATGGCGGCGTGGGTTCCGCATACTGCTTTGCAGCAGCGGCTGACGGGGCAAATACCGCTGGAGTCGCTGGTGCTGCGTTTTCAGCCGCCGCTGACATCACAGGAGGCCGCGCAGCGTGTGGAGCGCCACCTGCTGCGGGAACACGGACGAAAAGATTTCTTTATACAAACCGACGATCGGCTGGCGAATGCCATGCAAAAAACGTCGGACTCCATGTCGCTTCTGATTACAGCGATCGCGGCTATCTCGCTGCTGGTGGGCGGCGTGGGTGTGATGAATATCATGCTGGTGTCAGTGACGGAGCGGACGCATGAAATCGGCATTCGATTATCCGTGGGGGCCCGACCCGCAGACATCATGAACCAGTTTCTCATTGAGGCGGTGATGATCTGCGTGCTCGGTGGCCTGGTGGGGGTGTCAGGCGCCTGGCTGGCAGGGCATATTTTTGCCTTCGTGACGGACGCCTTTTCAATGGTATTTACCGTATTCCCGGTGCTGATGGCCTGCGGTTTTTCTGCTGCGATCGGCCTCACGTTTGGTTATTTCCCGGCGCGCAGCGCGGCTCGCCTTAACCCTACGGAGGCGCTGGCT
- a CDS encoding efflux RND transporter periplasmic adaptor subunit encodes MKHKSRWVMLGCGLAFAAAMAGVWVSMASPSPHTRLPVDTIGTGDIEKVVLVTGILKPAVQVNVGAQVNGQLRKLYVRQGERVKKGQLLAEIDPTLQESELRNTKAQLASARAQKRSAQAMLLRYRQELDRQRLMQRDGSGVRSEFEQARSQYAVQVQQIAVSEAQIAQAEMAVKTAQANLSYTRIVAPVDGEVLGIVTREGQTIVSSQTAPTILVLADLDTMQVQTRISEADVQKIHPGQPLSFYVIANPNKRYASTMGYVQPAPQDAMEASGERGMGGNAQAMAVYYTGTFEVPNAGRELKTSMTAQVFIQIARASNVLRVPVAALGQALDADRYTITTVKDGNTQSRTIRIGIQDRQYAEVLEGLQAGEQVVLAQETERG; translated from the coding sequence ATGAAGCATAAATCTCGCTGGGTGATGCTGGGCTGTGGTCTGGCGTTTGCCGCCGCGATGGCGGGCGTCTGGGTGTCTATGGCCTCGCCCTCACCACATACGCGTTTACCCGTGGACACTATCGGCACCGGCGATATCGAAAAGGTGGTGCTGGTGACGGGGATCCTGAAGCCAGCGGTACAGGTTAACGTCGGTGCGCAGGTCAACGGACAGCTGCGTAAATTGTATGTTCGCCAGGGAGAGCGCGTGAAGAAAGGGCAACTGCTGGCAGAAATCGACCCGACGTTACAGGAATCGGAACTCAGGAATACAAAGGCGCAGCTTGCCAGCGCCCGAGCGCAAAAGCGCTCTGCGCAGGCAATGTTGCTGCGCTACCGTCAGGAGCTGGACCGACAGCGCCTGATGCAGCGCGACGGCTCGGGGGTGCGCAGTGAGTTTGAGCAGGCCAGATCGCAATACGCTGTGCAGGTGCAGCAGATAGCGGTGAGCGAGGCGCAGATTGCACAGGCTGAAATGGCGGTGAAAACGGCGCAGGCCAACCTCAGCTATACCCGCATTGTCGCGCCGGTCGACGGCGAGGTGCTGGGTATTGTGACCCGTGAAGGTCAGACCATCGTTTCTTCGCAAACGGCGCCGACCATCCTGGTGTTGGCGGATCTCGATACGATGCAGGTGCAAACGCGTATTTCAGAAGCGGACGTCCAAAAAATTCATCCCGGCCAGCCGCTCAGTTTTTATGTCATCGCTAATCCGAATAAACGCTACGCCAGTACCATGGGCTATGTGCAGCCTGCGCCGCAGGACGCGATGGAGGCGTCCGGTGAGAGAGGAATGGGCGGGAACGCGCAGGCGATGGCAGTCTACTACACCGGCACGTTCGAAGTGCCTAACGCCGGGCGTGAGCTCAAAACATCCATGACGGCACAGGTATTTATTCAGATCGCCAGGGCCAGCAATGTCCTGCGTGTTCCGGTTGCCGCACTGGGCCAGGCGCTGGATGCCGATCGTTACACCATCACCACCGTTAAAGATGGAAATACGCAGTCCCGCACGATCCGCATTGGCATTCAAGATCGGCAGTACGCCGAAGTGCTGGAAGGGCTGCAGGCGGGCGAACAGGTGGTGCTGGCGCAAGAGACGGAGCGAGGATAG
- a CDS encoding peptidase domain-containing ABC transporter, with protein MKNTIPNLIFQEETNECGLACVAMLAQTQGQTISLETLRDIFPASDHGTSLDTLMAILARLGIATAPVLFEHHELSELPLPAILHYGASHYVLLAWRKGNHVCVMNPAIGEQWLPFAALKQEISGYALIVEPEQRLAADPALARPTAGQSMPRVMSMQETADMPGIYRLMLLTFMVSLTLFLMPTMVSSAINKAFSSVESSGFPYGWFILAFVVSSLMALGVRAIAERYIKRFVLIHSGVGFSRLLQNPLRFFEKRAPGEIFSRFTAWQMGLLQKIELDNGLRSDWVIGAIALAIMFWIAPILAAISAIGVTVMGIISVWAVIRDRWFTQQLQLKSAALNDFFMETLQGILTVKTAGLEGQRQAQFAALSCELYTCLQRQKVYQQVKEGLYQLCGSLEMVAFMLVVLPMVHGKQISLGDFFAYSFLRQIFTSYVTRIFYAIIQKTQLHVIDTRAHALFAPGGERAPASLTAVPAADTTPALAFEALGYGYDPAVPVLSSVSFSLPAGEQIAIVGESGAGKSTLLRLIAGLFSPQAGGCYAAGRALPAAQLAQYVCLQSQEDILFNASVRENITLFDAHYRERDRGRVEALLDALMLGDVVRALPGGLDALIRESHAALSLGQRQRLLLARALYSSRPVLLLDEPTANLDDETAAIVMATVHAHCRRAGKSLIVVTHSEQVLSGFQQVYHLVDGRLSLREGSDEA; from the coding sequence ATGAAAAACACGATCCCGAATCTGATCTTTCAGGAAGAGACTAACGAGTGCGGACTGGCGTGCGTAGCAATGCTGGCACAAACGCAGGGACAGACGATCTCACTGGAAACGCTGCGCGACATTTTTCCAGCCTCCGACCACGGTACGTCGCTGGACACGCTGATGGCCATTCTGGCGCGGTTGGGCATTGCGACGGCCCCTGTGCTGTTCGAGCATCACGAACTCAGTGAACTCCCGCTGCCAGCCATTTTGCACTACGGCGCGAGCCACTATGTCCTGCTGGCCTGGCGTAAAGGCAACCACGTCTGCGTGATGAACCCGGCGATTGGCGAGCAGTGGCTGCCTTTTGCCGCGCTTAAGCAGGAGATCAGCGGCTATGCCCTGATAGTGGAGCCAGAGCAGAGGCTGGCTGCAGATCCCGCGCTGGCGCGACCGACAGCGGGACAGAGCATGCCTCGGGTGATGAGCATGCAGGAGACGGCGGATATGCCGGGCATATATCGGCTGATGCTGCTGACCTTCATGGTGTCGTTAACGCTGTTTCTGATGCCCACGATGGTGAGTAGTGCCATCAATAAAGCTTTCTCCAGCGTTGAGAGCAGCGGCTTCCCGTACGGCTGGTTTATTCTGGCCTTTGTGGTCTCTTCGCTGATGGCGCTGGGGGTTCGGGCGATCGCCGAGCGCTACATTAAACGCTTTGTGCTGATCCACAGCGGTGTCGGCTTTTCTCGCCTGCTTCAAAACCCCCTCCGTTTTTTTGAAAAACGCGCGCCGGGGGAGATCTTCAGCCGCTTCACGGCCTGGCAGATGGGCCTGCTGCAGAAGATCGAACTGGATAATGGTTTGCGTTCCGATTGGGTGATCGGTGCGATCGCGCTGGCGATCATGTTCTGGATCGCGCCCATCCTGGCGGCGATCTCCGCCATCGGCGTGACGGTGATGGGGATCATCAGCGTCTGGGCCGTGATCCGCGATCGCTGGTTTACCCAGCAGCTACAGCTGAAAAGCGCTGCGCTGAATGATTTTTTCATGGAGACCCTTCAGGGCATATTGACCGTCAAAACCGCCGGGCTGGAAGGGCAGCGTCAGGCGCAGTTTGCCGCCTTAAGCTGCGAACTCTACACATGTCTACAGCGCCAGAAGGTCTATCAACAGGTGAAAGAAGGGCTCTATCAGCTATGCGGCAGCCTGGAGATGGTGGCGTTTATGCTGGTGGTACTGCCGATGGTCCACGGCAAGCAGATCTCGCTGGGCGATTTTTTTGCCTACAGCTTCCTGCGGCAAATCTTCACGTCCTACGTCACGCGGATCTTCTACGCCATCATCCAGAAAACGCAGCTGCACGTGATCGACACCCGCGCACATGCCCTCTTTGCTCCAGGAGGAGAACGCGCGCCCGCGTCGCTGACCGCGGTACCGGCAGCGGATACAACGCCTGCTTTGGCCTTTGAGGCGCTTGGCTACGGGTATGACCCCGCTGTGCCCGTCCTTTCATCCGTCTCATTCTCGCTGCCGGCGGGTGAGCAGATCGCGATAGTCGGGGAGTCGGGGGCCGGTAAAAGTACCTTACTTCGGCTGATCGCCGGGCTGTTTTCGCCTCAGGCAGGAGGATGTTATGCCGCCGGTCGCGCGCTGCCTGCCGCGCAGCTGGCGCAGTATGTCTGTTTGCAAAGCCAGGAGGACATTCTTTTTAACGCCTCGGTGCGTGAAAACATCACCTTATTCGACGCGCACTACCGCGAGCGTGACCGCGGACGGGTTGAGGCCCTGCTTGATGCTCTCATGCTGGGTGACGTGGTGCGTGCATTGCCGGGTGGGCTGGATGCTCTGATCCGCGAAAGCCACGCGGCGCTCTCTCTCGGCCAGCGTCAGCGCCTGTTGCTGGCCCGCGCGTTGTACAGCTCACGTCCGGTGTTATTGCTCGATGAGCCGACGGCCAATCTTGATGACGAAACCGCGGCAATCGTCATGGCAACGGTTCACGCCCACTGTCGCAGGGCCGGTAAGTCGTTGATTGTTGTCACGCATAGCGAGCAGGTTTTATCGGGCTTTCAGCAGGTTTACCACCTGGTCGACGGCAGGCTCAGCCTGCGGGAAGGGAGTGATGAAGCATAA
- a CDS encoding ABC transporter, protein MVRLFIIWSVLSFKNSTGKIEDIQQRLTQCGVFFLRKIVRVVPLPVTLTVAKGLCATRLFGRAFRLRNAVANENVRCLTGQKVRLNVAWLTVRRRLLEEAATWAQNPALLQQMRICAAELNAVVTPLYQQNAPYILAPLHTVSDVLAAIIGASVTPGKASVVVSSSAELYSAPARALGGVALDYCSIHQENKTLASNLMDLITDVAAGQRNMIIFPDITPDYTSQAEGTLVAKQPCRLFGRSARLHGGLVRLSGAIAAQVVFYHLSYDNRLRIHIHPPVSNQHVASALPDIIESTLRASPQEWLLWHSHSLYFINHSR, encoded by the coding sequence GTGGTCAGATTATTCATAATCTGGAGCGTGTTGAGTTTTAAAAACAGCACGGGAAAGATTGAAGACATTCAGCAAAGGCTTACTCAGTGCGGTGTTTTTTTTCTGAGGAAAATAGTGCGCGTCGTGCCTCTCCCTGTGACGCTGACCGTGGCGAAGGGACTGTGCGCAACGCGACTGTTCGGGCGTGCGTTTCGCTTGCGTAACGCGGTGGCGAATGAAAACGTTCGTTGCCTGACCGGGCAAAAGGTCCGCCTGAACGTGGCCTGGCTGACAGTACGGCGACGCCTGCTGGAAGAGGCCGCCACCTGGGCGCAAAACCCGGCGCTGCTTCAGCAAATGCGTATTTGTGCAGCGGAACTCAATGCGGTGGTTACACCGCTGTACCAACAAAACGCACCCTACATACTGGCGCCGCTCCATACGGTGTCTGACGTACTCGCTGCCATCATTGGTGCCAGCGTCACGCCGGGGAAAGCGAGCGTGGTGGTCTCGTCCAGCGCGGAGCTTTACAGCGCCCCCGCCCGTGCATTAGGCGGCGTAGCACTTGACTACTGTTCAATCCACCAGGAAAACAAAACGCTTGCCAGCAACCTGATGGATCTCATCACCGATGTCGCCGCCGGGCAGCGGAACATGATTATTTTCCCCGATATCACCCCCGACTATACCTCGCAGGCTGAAGGGACGCTGGTGGCGAAACAGCCGTGTCGTTTATTTGGTCGCAGCGCCAGGTTGCACGGTGGTCTGGTACGTCTTTCCGGGGCGATAGCTGCGCAGGTCGTGTTTTATCACCTGAGCTATGACAACCGCCTGCGCATTCACATTCATCCGCCGGTGAGCAACCAGCATGTTGCCAGCGCGCTGCCCGACATCATTGAATCTACCCTGCGAGCGTCCCCGCAGGAGTGGCTCCTGTGGCACAGCCATTCTCTCTACTTTATTAATCACTCACGATAA
- a CDS encoding DsbA family protein: protein MISVLITVLCYHIFVFKTFTRDDSQTQAFREVSPDMQANSPIKNERSIIEVMSYGCHYCAANEENLAEFSRTLPPDSTFTSIHIAGEDNGLAAYAPLFATLEVMGIEKQIRDSAYNAIITRNVDLTDEKKLNGWLVKNNIDAVKFNTFRLSKAVKERLSEMAAITAYYDINATPMFIINKRYVVAQDREFPAFAQRIRELLEEDK from the coding sequence ATGATTTCCGTTTTGATTACGGTACTTTGTTACCATATTTTTGTTTTTAAAACTTTTACGAGAGATGATTCGCAGACGCAGGCATTTCGCGAGGTCAGCCCCGACATGCAGGCGAACAGTCCGATTAAAAATGAGCGCAGTATTATCGAAGTTATGTCTTATGGTTGCCATTATTGTGCGGCAAACGAAGAGAACCTCGCGGAATTTAGCCGTACTCTGCCGCCGGACAGCACATTTACCTCTATTCATATTGCTGGCGAGGATAATGGTCTTGCAGCCTATGCACCGCTTTTTGCGACGCTGGAAGTGATGGGGATAGAAAAGCAGATTCGCGACAGTGCGTATAACGCCATTATCACACGCAACGTCGATTTGACGGATGAAAAAAAACTGAACGGTTGGTTAGTCAAAAATAATATTGATGCCGTCAAGTTTAATACGTTCAGGCTAAGCAAGGCGGTAAAAGAACGTCTCAGCGAAATGGCGGCCATTACTGCTTATTATGATATCAACGCCACCCCGATGTTTATTATTAATAAACGCTATGTTGTTGCTCAGGATCGCGAGTTCCCGGCGTTTGCTCAGCGCATTCGGGAATTGCTCGAAGAGGATAAATAA
- a CDS encoding DUF4762 family protein: protein MKKLTAFEAARIVGGTCKTCEITYQNVTVGGVTSCKQITTCTDKHGCTTTMRDADSSKCGGIPNRY, encoded by the coding sequence ATGAAAAAACTGACCGCATTTGAAGCCGCGAGGATTGTGGGGGGAACCTGCAAGACGTGTGAAATCACGTATCAAAACGTCACCGTTGGTGGCGTCACCTCCTGTAAGCAGATCACCACCTGTACAGATAAGCATGGCTGTACGACCACAATGAGAGATGCTGATTCCAGCAAATGCGGTGGGATCCCTAACCGCTATTAA
- a CDS encoding transcriptional regulator — translation MRYQFFLYDKNIFYSQGIKMVITSLLAEQADVLYSLTDDYDQLLVQLQRQVNDEGCMWILCDLDSLPRERLHTLQLMKEFYQQENKSLIILLSKHNMPLFFALYSLLPTAHWLLKTENMESITPFFQRLLDKTRQGCCFSASLVNYTKKKLYDRSVEPTISGSEWWLMEELFKGKSLSQISDEVNVDIRRLSYIKRHLMKRLNIRSNIALFSAFRGIMP, via the coding sequence ATGAGATATCAGTTCTTTCTTTACGATAAAAATATTTTTTATTCGCAAGGAATTAAAATGGTTATTACCAGTTTACTCGCAGAACAAGCGGACGTTTTATATTCCTTAACGGATGATTACGATCAGCTCCTTGTTCAATTACAGCGTCAGGTTAATGACGAGGGTTGCATGTGGATCCTCTGTGATTTAGACAGCCTGCCGCGAGAGCGGCTTCACACGCTGCAATTAATGAAAGAGTTCTATCAGCAGGAAAATAAAAGCCTGATTATTCTCTTAAGCAAACATAATATGCCTCTTTTTTTTGCGCTGTATTCGCTTTTGCCCACCGCGCACTGGTTGCTCAAAACTGAAAATATGGAGAGCATCACGCCTTTTTTTCAGCGTCTGTTGGATAAAACACGTCAGGGATGCTGCTTTAGCGCATCGCTGGTCAACTATACGAAAAAAAAACTTTATGACCGGAGCGTGGAGCCCACGATTTCCGGGAGTGAGTGGTGGTTGATGGAAGAGCTATTTAAGGGAAAATCCCTGTCGCAAATATCAGACGAAGTAAACGTCGACATTCGTCGCTTGAGCTATATCAAACGCCATTTAATGAAGAGGTTGAATATCAGAAGCAATATCGCTTTATTCTCCGCGTTTCGCGGCATTATGCCCTGA
- a CDS encoding fimbrial protein, whose translation MHRMIIILTCYLTVFAAAPAWARGELIGGDLSFKGVVMAYPCSIAPESGRILVDFGEVSTKSLYINGKTTPVPFAIKLQDCNPNVFNAVTVTFSGIANANMADRLAINATAPGNAGGVGIGLLEEDDTPVRLNVATRPTLINDNLLRLSFQAFVEAEPDAVASGTLTTGPFTATAHYTLDYQ comes from the coding sequence ATGCATCGCATGATAATCATCCTCACCTGTTATCTCACGGTATTCGCTGCGGCACCCGCCTGGGCGCGGGGGGAGTTGATCGGTGGCGATCTTAGCTTTAAAGGCGTTGTAATGGCTTACCCGTGCAGTATTGCGCCAGAGTCGGGTCGGATCCTGGTGGATTTTGGTGAGGTATCAACAAAGTCATTGTATATAAACGGAAAAACGACACCGGTTCCGTTCGCGATTAAATTGCAGGACTGTAATCCGAACGTCTTTAACGCGGTGACGGTAACGTTCAGCGGCATCGCCAACGCCAATATGGCGGACCGGCTGGCCATCAACGCAACAGCGCCGGGTAATGCGGGCGGGGTAGGGATTGGATTGCTGGAGGAGGATGATACTCCCGTGCGCCTGAATGTCGCCACCCGTCCCACTCTCATCAACGACAACCTGTTACGGCTAAGCTTCCAGGCTTTTGTTGAAGCGGAACCCGATGCCGTGGCAAGCGGAACGTTAACTACCGGGCCATTTACCGCCACTGCACATTATACGTTGGATTATCAGTAG
- a CDS encoding fimbrial protein, whose translation MQHPYPYAALLAMCALGFSGAARSVVDGEIKAVNGTYEYLINISNHDITSNQVGAVVIDEFDLAGMFQGRAYCAQPMISQPVYYTSQATLTQSGMTAGYLKLNDYMDVKIEIYIGGNLQQYKTVPFDNVSNNVNQNYCNPPSTILDNQFASGAKGKVTFMITRPIINGVNLQGSEIATLYGRLGPGAMGQTPLSRVTIASGVITVPDKCIVNQGTPIVVDFGNIPGTGSRLDGINYSQNVPIHVKCQGGSFSQGELNIKLGIQQANPAFSDGKYLSTQGAVDRSELGIALRDSKGNPVVPNTFYNVPGFSHNEGDWNLIAAPVAKNTTSVIPEGEFHASATVVAEFQ comes from the coding sequence ATGCAACATCCTTATCCTTATGCCGCTCTTCTGGCGATGTGTGCGCTCGGATTTTCCGGGGCGGCGCGCTCTGTGGTGGACGGTGAAATTAAGGCGGTAAATGGCACCTATGAATACCTGATCAACATTAGCAATCATGATATTACCAGTAATCAGGTCGGTGCTGTCGTTATCGACGAATTTGATCTGGCAGGGATGTTTCAGGGCCGCGCGTACTGCGCGCAGCCGATGATAAGCCAGCCGGTCTATTACACGTCGCAGGCAACGTTAACCCAATCAGGAATGACGGCGGGTTACCTCAAGCTGAATGACTACATGGACGTCAAAATCGAGATCTACATCGGCGGTAATCTACAGCAGTACAAAACCGTACCCTTCGATAACGTCTCCAATAACGTCAATCAGAACTACTGCAACCCCCCCAGCACCATACTGGACAACCAGTTTGCCTCCGGTGCGAAGGGGAAAGTGACCTTTATGATCACCAGGCCCATTATCAACGGGGTCAACTTGCAGGGGTCAGAAATCGCAACACTTTATGGACGACTGGGGCCGGGTGCAATGGGCCAAACGCCACTGTCGCGCGTCACCATCGCTTCAGGCGTCATCACCGTACCGGATAAATGCATCGTGAATCAGGGAACGCCCATTGTCGTCGACTTCGGCAACATTCCGGGGACGGGCAGTCGGCTGGATGGTATCAATTACAGTCAAAACGTACCGATTCACGTCAAGTGCCAGGGCGGCAGTTTTTCCCAGGGAGAGCTGAATATCAAGCTGGGGATCCAGCAAGCTAATCCAGCATTCAGTGACGGTAAATACCTGAGTACGCAGGGAGCCGTCGACCGGTCTGAACTGGGGATCGCGCTGCGTGATAGCAAGGGTAATCCTGTGGTGCCAAACACGTTCTATAACGTGCCGGGATTTTCCCACAACGAAGGTGACTGGAACCTGATCGCCGCGCCGGTGGCCAAAAACACTACCTCGGTTATTCCAGAAGGCGAGTTCCATGCGTCGGCGACGGTTGTGGCTGAATTCCAGTAA
- a CDS encoding molecular chaperone: MSKNRHSRYLMAACALSLVAGYAQAGVSLDRTRIIITEKESSSSANLSNTSPDIPFLAQSWVEDEKGNKITSPLIVLPPLQRINGGQKGIARVTKTAGIEKLPKDRESLFYLNVREIPPKPEKPNTLQLAMQSRIKLFYRPEAVIPKTKGEVWQDRVVFQKSGSEMTVQNPTPYYVTILSLTKGDGVKITRFPGIMVAPKSSQTFAVTDAGVSQFSMKFVNDYGGHPELKFRCDGNTCKALPPAQQG; the protein is encoded by the coding sequence ATGAGCAAGAACAGACATAGCAGATATCTTATGGCGGCGTGTGCGCTGAGCCTGGTGGCGGGCTACGCGCAGGCAGGCGTCTCCCTGGATCGGACGCGCATCATCATTACGGAGAAAGAGTCTTCGTCCAGCGCCAATTTGTCCAATACCAGCCCGGATATCCCCTTCCTGGCCCAGTCGTGGGTGGAGGATGAAAAGGGCAATAAGATCACCTCTCCGCTGATTGTACTCCCGCCGTTACAGCGAATTAATGGGGGGCAGAAAGGGATCGCGCGGGTCACTAAAACGGCTGGCATCGAAAAACTGCCGAAGGACAGAGAGAGTCTGTTCTACCTCAACGTCAGGGAAATTCCGCCAAAACCGGAAAAACCCAACACGCTGCAGCTGGCAATGCAATCACGCATCAAGTTGTTTTATCGCCCTGAAGCGGTGATCCCGAAGACAAAGGGGGAAGTTTGGCAGGATCGGGTGGTGTTCCAGAAAAGCGGCAGCGAAATGACCGTGCAGAATCCTACGCCTTACTACGTGACGATCCTCAGCCTGACCAAAGGAGACGGGGTGAAGATCACCCGTTTCCCGGGGATCATGGTTGCGCCTAAATCGAGCCAGACGTTTGCGGTAACGGACGCCGGTGTCAGTCAGTTTTCTATGAAGTTTGTGAATGACTATGGCGGGCATCCGGAGCTGAAATTCCGTTGTGATGGCAATACCTGTAAGGCGTTACCCCCTGCCCAGCAGGGTTAA